TCGGGTATAATAGGTTTGAATCCAGTTTCTTTTAACACATTAGAAAGAAAAttcatttttggttttaactCTTTgcataaattttgaaaataactttCTGGTGTATCAAGGACACTGATTTCATGTTCAAATCCTCTTGCAATAGCTTCTTGAACTGGTGTTGCACATGTATAAATTGCAGTCTGATGAACAACAACTAGATTTTTTATAAGGTTAGCCGGACCATATGCCCATCCAAGTTTCCAACCAGTCATGCTAAATGTTTTTCCAGCAGATCCAATTGTAATTGTTCTTTCCCACATATCAGGAAGTGAAGCTGatgacaaatttttttttaatactttaagtgttattatatgttattaataataacttattactacCCCTCCCCCCCACATACATAACAAATTATGGGTTTTagtatcaaacatttttgcagaacctatctaaaataattttcataaattattagaagacaagaataataatgttatttttgtgacaatattattatttaaatgattctgACAATGTATATAGcacaatattgattaaatctaGCTTAGAGGCTAGACATTATATAAACCTTAtcattttaatctaaatataaaattagtatatcaaaatttcaaaaattacaatttaatttaaatgggcTCCTATACTTTAGTTTCAATAGCCACTCCTTTGTGGAAGCCCTggtaattacttatattatgattgcaaaaataataatactatataaaattaaattacccaTTCTTATGTGCTTAGCTGGTTCGTACACCAACCACTCATATACCTCGTCAGAAATAACTAGTACATTATGTTTTTTGGCCAAATCTGCAATCATTGTTAACTCGTCATAATCAAATACTTTTCCCAATGGATTATGTGGTGTGTTAACAATGATTAACTTAGTTTTAGAATTGAATAATGATGTTAGTTCTTCAGGGTCGAGTTTCCAATCGCTCGAATGTGATACTGAACTGTTAGGCTTAGtcttcaaaaataacaaagtattattatcaattttgtaACTTCTTgtgatttcaaattattttaaaaatatttttacattctttAGAGCAATGAATCTGGGAGTTCCTCCAGCTATACGTATTAATGGTTCATAGCAATCGAAAAatggttcaataataattgcttCATCTCCAACCTCTAAATTACTCTGTATAGTACAAAAAAGTGCTTCATATGCTCCAACTGTAATCAATATTTCATTCAGTGGATCAATTTCTCGGTTAATTAAGTTTGAATATAGTTTGGACAATGCATTCACCAAGCGTACATGAccctattaattaaaaaaatgtatatatgttaatatttttaaaagtaaacatatatttttttatttttattttttttgatttaagtaTTACCAATCCACGTGtatattgatgaaaatatacatTCTTTTCCAAGGCCACTTCAGCTAAGAAATTAGAAAAACGTGATGGTGGTTCATAATCTGGAAATCCTTGGCCTAAATTCAAAGGCTTAGTGATCATAGCCAAATTGTTATATTCAAtcctaaataacaaaaatggaTTAAAttgaacttatatttaataatcaatataatgtaacattactatttatattaggaGATACCCCTATGTActaaaatttcgatttttatacatcaaaGTACTCTAAAAAACTATTCGGCTTTGGAATAAGAAACTAAAAATCcatgttatcaaaaataaaaataataatttctaaaaaaatgataacaataaaaaaatagttaaaatattattattcagaaaaatattattttttaatgatttaaaatgttatacaaaaaatttcttttaattgataaacttcctaaattataactaaataaaagttaaacaaCTTTAGATATGCcctataatattggtatttttttttctgttcagagtaaatcattatttaatttaatttcaatattatttaaattttacagaaaattgaaatattattaataaataataagttattagtaataaccttgctaataaataaataatcacttAAAGTAGAACAATagaatctattttaaatatttaaatgtttaagaaataataattcaatgacattaaacaaacaaaattatggAAATCTAAATTGTATTCGCTTCAACATACAAGATtcttaagtaattaatatatatataccatattatacacaataatatatataattacatttgtatCTAATTCTATGAAGTACAAAACCACCGACACAAACAATTTGATATCATTTTGTGTTTTGGGAAAATACTTGGGAATTAGgaagtaaataattgtattgcaatatataattattggaatcattgaaaattaatttaaaatatgtaatatcattTCAActcatactattttaatatctaatggataatataataaaacacttaCCAAACGTTGAATTTGCCAGATTCGTATCTTGATGCTAACTTAAACTTTTCCATTttcttttgattattataaactggttggtataaatttctttttagaaaaaaatttgaatttattctcACAGACTGAACTcttctaatattattgcacAGTATTACCCTAAATGAAAATCAACAATAAGCATTACAAACtaaaaccaaatattaaagtatataatatttaatataaataattataggaataaaaatatttttggcagTACTTTATGTTAACTACAAAAAatgagtaattttattattttaactatacacAGAACATAAGTGTTACCTACTCAAAGCAACAGCTAAGAACTATACAACTTCAATAAATTAGTGATGCATAGTATTAACCACTAGTTAAATGTGACTGATCAACCGTTATCCGTACATAAGACTGAAATATTCTGTAGTGAATTAAATTCACAACAGTAATTGTAActgataatatgaaaatggccataaatgtcaaatttaatatacgcgacctatttttttttctaatgtgATTCAAATACCAATTTACTAAGACAATCATTTAAACTTACATATTAACACTAgatactgaaatattattattattaatattattttttttttttaactcgagtggcttgtaattattgtaattattgttggAATAGATAATGcacaaattcaataataattatagttttaaatgtcaCAAAACGATAATGAGTCAAAGTACCGCGAACTCAAGTGTGGATCATTAtccaaacattataatttcacgaggaaaaatacattataacgaCGAATGTTTTGtttcagataaaataaattgcgaTTTATTAAAAGGGCGACGTCgagataatcaaaaataattattatttattaccggCAAATTTAGCTTACGagttataacaataacgtTATCATTTAGTGGCGATATCGCACTCGCAACACTGTACTATGTTGACACTGGACGGTTTGTTGACACTTCATTTGTTCcttgttgtaatttattagcAGTGTTAGTTCATAGTTGATGCAACAAATGCGATCTGATGATCCCAACCAACACATTATTATCTACTGGTCATTGTAAACTTCGTACGGCGTACAATTAAATCGAACACTATTACGTACGAATATCGTtcaaaagaattttttaactAGTTTACACCACAgacttacattttataataattaccgtATGACGCCTGAGGGTCACGGACTAAGCTTGTAACGGGTCCGTTGGTAGCTTAGATCATGATTAACAACTCTGTAACCACTCACAGCTCGGTTAATAttacgaatttaaaataaaaacgaatagcTACCTACCTattggatattataaaaaataaaaatataacaataagacAGTATTGTCAGATAACAGTTTACGGTAAGGGTTATCAGTgagttatcaattatttatcataatatacaaattctgTGATAACATTGACTGTTGTTAATCCTTTCAACCGCTATACTATCGTATACTATTCCGTTTCGTTgaccataaaataaatgggTCGTAACCCGTGGGTTATCAACAGCTTGATGattgtactaaaaaaaattcaataaaaaatttaattgtaaaaaaaaaatagtttctatgtttataagtatagGTGTAAgaatgataaacattttaaattagtataatttctAATGACTAACCAAAGTACCTACTAAAGCTActtctaatatataattatgcataACACATGACGTCTACGCTATAGTTCGCGTACGCGGTGCCGTAACTGATCGTTGTGTTTTGATGGTTACACTTGACGTTTACGTGTAAAAATTGGTATCTAATCAGAGAGATCGTAAGAttcgtaaaattgtataacttaaaatttaagtaaatataatttattttttcttacttCCACATAATACGATCCAacgcaattaaattaattgtttaggaATATTCGTTGAAGTTAATTCAGCAGAGATGAGCATTTTAAGGAAAAAAACTTGCCAGCGAACGCTTTACAGGGCTCGCGCAAATATTGAAACCAAAAACTAGGTTCGCCCAAACACGTTTTAACatccataaattatacataatcagTTTAGAGATTCAAAACGtttaagaaatattgaattatagaatagggaattttaaatgtgacgtagctttttatttttcgtatacttacataattattatgaaagacgttattaaatctttagacttaaatattatttaattagcacTTTATTCTTTGTAAAAGTGACTAATAGATAAAATGACTTTAAGAGGATGTTGGGCGTCAGCACACCGTTCGTTTTGTCTCTGACCAACGCGCGATATGACAAAGTCACCAACTTAGTGTTGCGTTATGCCTTTAGTATTGAGCGAAGAATACCTACTAGTATACTTAGAGTGAATTGATCTATTAATAAGTcaagaattttatttgtattcaaacgtccgatttttacaatatctattttaatcgtcgcgttatgataatttttaaattgtgacaTAATTTACATAGTCGCGTAAAAATTGAAGTACCGTGAAAAACCAAACGTatgaacacagataatgttctgaACTTCTTGACTTAACAACTTAACaaataataggtcaattcacttttataatattattttatacttaccaAAGCTAACAGCGACACGCAATAGATTATTACGGTCTAGTTTTGCTGCACAAAATTTCGCTGTATCGCGAGTAGGtcagagaaaaaaaacaaacatttacgCTGAAATCCTCTTTACAGTCTTAAGTCTTAACCCTTTACCAAAAAATGGAACTTTTcagtattcaatatatattttgttcgtCTTCTAGtgagtaaaatatacattatttgcgGCCATACACACGAATTTGTCacgttattttacttatttattatttgagattGTTTGCCGTGATAGATTTGTAGATAGCGTTGAatacatcattttattatataattatatttccgaggaacaaaaatatttggatatttttaaaagtatagctACAATTTACACGGATATAGGTAGGAACTTAATTAGTCGGTTGATGCAGTGGCGCAATAATTGGGAGTTTTGGGTGTGATGCAATTAACAAGGGCCCCCGGTTTTGAGGTGCCCCTAGATTAAAAATTGCATGTACGATATTCCtactataatctataatatacatatattatattatttgttttaatataataaataattatgtctttACTCTTTTAgagaataattcaaattac
This genomic stretch from Rhopalosiphum maidis isolate BTI-1 chromosome 3, ASM367621v3, whole genome shotgun sequence harbors:
- the LOC113555643 gene encoding kynurenine--oxoglutarate transaminase 3-like isoform X1; this encodes MVILCNNIRRVQSVRINSNFFLKRNLYQPVYNNQKKMEKFKLASRYESGKFNVWIEYNNLAMITKPLNLGQGFPDYEPPSRFSNFLAEVALEKNVYFHQYTRGLGHVRLVNALSKLYSNLINREIDPLNEILITVGAYEALFCTIQSNLEVGDEAIIIEPFFDCYEPLIRIAGGTPRFIALKNTKPNSSVSHSSDWKLDPEELTSLFNSKTKLIIVNTPHNPLGKVFDYDELTMIADLAKKHNVLVISDEVYEWLVYEPAKHIRMASLPDMWERTITIGSAGKTFSMTGWKLGWAYGPANLIKNLVVVHQTAIYTCATPVQEAIARGFEHEISVLDTPESYFQNLCKELKPKMNFLSNVLKETGFKPIIPDGGYFLISNWTSLENKIDLSQEMDKYKDLQFTKWLSKNVKLQSIPFSIFYSEKNKTLAEDYMRLCFFKKDETLKEAEKILTAWTSKLS
- the LOC113555643 gene encoding kynurenine--oxoglutarate transaminase 3-like isoform X2, with amino-acid sequence MEKFKLASRYESGKFNVWIEYNNLAMITKPLNLGQGFPDYEPPSRFSNFLAEVALEKNVYFHQYTRGLGHVRLVNALSKLYSNLINREIDPLNEILITVGAYEALFCTIQSNLEVGDEAIIIEPFFDCYEPLIRIAGGTPRFIALKNTKPNSSVSHSSDWKLDPEELTSLFNSKTKLIIVNTPHNPLGKVFDYDELTMIADLAKKHNVLVISDEVYEWLVYEPAKHIRMASLPDMWERTITIGSAGKTFSMTGWKLGWAYGPANLIKNLVVVHQTAIYTCATPVQEAIARGFEHEISVLDTPESYFQNLCKELKPKMNFLSNVLKETGFKPIIPDGGYFLISNWTSLENKIDLSQEMDKYKDLQFTKWLSKNVKLQSIPFSIFYSEKNKTLAEDYMRLCFFKKDETLKEAEKILTAWTSKLS